DNA sequence from the Thauera sedimentorum genome:
GCCGCGCACGATGTCGATGGCCAACGCGAACTCGCGCACCATGTTCTGGATCACCATCAGCTGCTGGTAGTCCTTCTTGCCGAATACGGCGACCTGCGGACGGACGATGCTGAAGAGCTTCAGCACCACGGTGGCCACGCCGCGGAAATGCCCCGGGCGCGCCGCGCCGTCGAGCATGTCGACGTGGGCGGGTGCCGGGTCCACATGGTAGGTCTGCGGGCTCGGGTACATTTCGCCCTCGTCGGGGGCGAACAGATGATCGACCCCGGCCGCTTCCAGCTTGGCGCAGTCGTCGCGGAAGGTGCGCGGGTACTTGTCGAAGTCCTCGCTGGGGCCGAACTGCAGGCGATTGACGAAGATGCTGGCGACCACGCAGTCGCCGTGGGCGCGCGCCTGCGCCATCAGGCCGATGTGGCCGGCGTGCAGGTTGCCCATGGTCGGTACGAAGACGATGCGGCCGGCCCCGGCAAGGGCGGCGCGCAGGCTGGCGATGGTGTGATGGATCTGCATGATGCCGCGCTTCAGTAGCAGTGTTCCGGCGCCGGGAAGCTGCCGTCCTTGACCGCGGCCACATAGCGCGCCACGGCCTCTTCGATGCTGGTCGCGCCGTCCATGAAGTTCTTGACGAAGCGCGCGGTCTTGCCGGGGTAGACGCCCAGCATGTCGTGCAGCACCAGCACCTGGCCGTCGCAATCCGGGCCTGCGCCGATACCGATGGTGGCCATGCTGGTGAGCGCCGCGGTGACCTCCTTGGCGACCGCCGCGGGCACCATCTCCATGACCATCAGCGCTGCGCCGGCCTGTTCGAGGGCCAGGGCGTCGGCCTTCAGGCGCGCCGCGCCTTCCTCGCTGCGGCCCTGCACGCGGTAGCCGCCGAGCTGGTGCACCGACTGCGGGGTGAGGCCGATGTGGGCGCACACCGGCACGCCCCGCTCGACCAGGAAACGCACGGTCTCGGCCATGAACTCGCCGCCTTCGAGCTTGACCATCTGCGCGCCGGCGGCCATCAGGCGGGCGGCGTTGCGCATCGCCTGCGCCGGGCTCTCGTGGTAACTGCCGAAGGGCAGGTCGGCGACGATCAGCGGTCGGTTGCAGCCGCGCACCACCGATTCGGTGTGGTAAGCCATGTGCTCGACGGTGACCGGCAGGGTGGATTTCTGGCCCTGCAGCACGTTGCCGAGCGAATCGCCGACGAGGATGACGTCGACCCCGGCGCGCTCTTCCAGCGCCGCGAAGCTGGCGTCGTAGCAGGTGAGCACGGCGATCTTGCGCCCTTCGGCGCGCATCTTGCCCAGTTCGAACAGAGTGACCGGGCGGGTGTCCTGGAGGTAGCTCATCACGCTCTCCCGTAAGGGGGTGCAGGAAAAGGACGGGAGTGTTCCCGATCCTATTGCGTTGCACAAGCCTGTTGGTGGAAATGCGTCGCGTGGCGCGAGGAAGGCGCTCAGCCCGCGTAGGCGAAGAACTCGCGGTAGCTGCGCATGTTGCGCAGGCGGTCGAGCAGCAGTTCGAAGTCGTCGTCGCGATCGACCGGATTGAGCACTTCGGCATCGACGATGAACAGCGGCGCGGCGTCGTACTGGTAGAAGAACTGGGCGAAACGCTCGGCCACGCGCTGCACGTAGCTCTCGGAGATGCGCCGCTCGGCGTCCATGCCGCGGCGGCGGATGCGTTCCATCAGCGTCTCGGGACGGGCCTGCAGGTAGATCACCAGGTCGGGCTTGGGCGGCGCGGGCGGCATCATGGTGTCGTAGATGCGCTGGTAGATCGCGAGTTCGTCCGCAGGCAGGTTCAATGCGGCGAACAGCGGGTCTTTCTGCAGGATGAAGTCCGACACCACGCGGCGCTCCGGGTCGCCGGCGACGAATTCGGCGAGCTGGTCGATGCGCTGGAACAGGAAGGAGACCTGCGTGGCGAGCGCCCAGCGGTCCATGCTCTGGTAGAAGCGGCCGAGGAAGGGGTTGGCCTCGGGCTGTTCGAACAGGGTTTCGGCCGGCAGGCGTTCGGCCAGGCGGCGGGCGAGCGAACTCTTGCCGGCGCCGATCGGCCCCTCGACGACGATGTAGCGAGCCTTGTCGAGCATGAATGGTGGATGCCGCTAGCTGCGGAAGATGAAATAGACCGCGCCAAGCATACACAAGGCGGCCCAAAGATAGTCAAGCTTGATCGGCTGCTTCATGTACAGCACGACGAAGGGGACGAAGACCAGCAGGGTGATGACCTCCTGCATGATCTTCAGTTGCGGCAGGCTGAGCGCGGTGGCGCCGATGCGGTTGGCCGGCACCTGCAGCATGTACTCGAAGAAGGCGATGCCCCAGCTGATCAGCGCGGCGTAGAACCAGGGCCGGGCCTGCAGGCCCTTGAGGTGGCCGTACCAGGCGAAGGTCATGAACACGTTGGACAAGGTGAGCAGGAAGGCGCTCTGCAGCCACACCGGCACGGTGTGTACGGTGGCGGGCAGTGCTTGCAACCAGGCAGGCATGGTGGAACTCCTCGCAAGGAGAACGTGGGATCAGAGTCGGGCGATGCGCTGCTCGGCCACGCCGGGCAGCAGGTCGGCCACCGCGCCGCGGCCTGGAATCGTCGCCTCGGGGGCGATCTCGGCGAGCGGCAGCAGCACGAAGGCGCGCTGGTGCATGCGCGGGTGCGGCACCTCGAGCTGCGGCAGGTGGATCTCGGCGTCGCCATAGAGCAGCAGGTCGAGATCCAGCGTGCGCGGCGCCTGGTGGTAGTCGCGAGTGCGCCCGGCGGCGTGCTCGATGGCGAGCAGGGCGGAAAGCAACTCGGCGGCGGGCAGCGTGGTGTCCGCGGCGATCACCGCGTTGAGGTAGTCCGGCTGGCCGGCAACGCCGACCGGGGCGCTGCGGTAGAGTGAGGAGCGCGCCACCACGTGGGTGCCGGGCAGGGCGGCGATGCGCTCGCAGGCCAGTTCCAGCGCCGCGGCCGGTTCGCCCAGGTTGGCGCCGAAGGCGATGTAGGCCCGCACCGGACCGTGGCCCGGAGAAGGGTGGCTCACGATGCGTCGGCGGTTTCGGCGGCGCCCGCGCCGGCCGGCTTGCGGCGCCGGCGGCGGCGCTTCTTGGCCGGGGCATCACCCGTGGCCGGGGCGGCGCGCAGCAGGGCTTCGCGCTCGTCGTGGCCGGCATGGGCGAAGCGGTCCCACCAGTCGGGCAGTTCCATGTCGATCTCGCCCGATTGCGCGCGCAGGCGCAGGAAGTCCCAGCCGGCGCGGTAGCGCGGCTGCTCGATCAGGCGGTAGGGCACTTTGCCGCTGCGCTTCTCGAAGCGCGGCTGCAGGGCCCAGATGTCCTTGATGTCGCCGACGATGCGCCGGGTGATCGCCAGCTTGCCGGCCTGTGCGTCCAGCACGTCGTCCATGGCCTGGAAGAGCGCGGGCTGGGCGTGCTCGCCCTCGGCCTTCTTGGCTTCCCAGGCGGCCAGCACCTCGTGCCACAGCAGGGTGGCGAACAGGAAACCGGGGGACACGGACTTGTCGGCGCGCACGCGCTCGTCGGTGTTCTCCAGCGACAGCCACACGAAGCGCTCGCCCAGCGGCTGCTCCAGGATGACGTCGAGCAGCGGCAGCAGGCCGTGGTGCAGGCCTTCCTCGCGCAGCTGCTTCAGGCAGCGCACCGCGTAGCCGGAGAACAGCAGCTTGAGCATCTCGTCGAACAGGCGGGCGGCGGGCACGTTTTCCAGCAGCACCGCCATTTCGCGGATCGGGTTGCGCGCCGCCGGGTCGATCGCCAGGCCGAGCTTGGCGCCCAGGCGCACCGCGCGCAGCATGCGCA
Encoded proteins:
- a CDS encoding DMT family protein translates to MPAWLQALPATVHTVPVWLQSAFLLTLSNVFMTFAWYGHLKGLQARPWFYAALISWGIAFFEYMLQVPANRIGATALSLPQLKIMQEVITLLVFVPFVVLYMKQPIKLDYLWAALCMLGAVYFIFRS
- the pcnB gene encoding polynucleotide adenylyltransferase PcnB, whose amino-acid sequence is MIRKLLRKVFRRAADDTVSEPALIPVDRHGIRREQVSPAARKTCKVLQEAGHKAYVVGGAVRDLLIGHPPKDYDVATSATPEEVRALFRRSRIIGRRFKIVHVMSGPETIEVSTFRASQDAESAETDEHGRVLRDNVYGSMAEDATRRDFTVNALYYDPTTEQIIDYHHGVADLQQKTLRMIGDPRTRYREDPVRMLRAVRLGAKLGLAIDPAARNPIREMAVLLENVPAARLFDEMLKLLFSGYAVRCLKQLREEGLHHGLLPLLDVILEQPLGERFVWLSLENTDERVRADKSVSPGFLFATLLWHEVLAAWEAKKAEGEHAQPALFQAMDDVLDAQAGKLAITRRIVGDIKDIWALQPRFEKRSGKVPYRLIEQPRYRAGWDFLRLRAQSGEIDMELPDWWDRFAHAGHDEREALLRAAPATGDAPAKKRRRRRRKPAGAGAAETADAS
- the panC gene encoding pantoate--beta-alanine ligase codes for the protein MQIHHTIASLRAALAGAGRIVFVPTMGNLHAGHIGLMAQARAHGDCVVASIFVNRLQFGPSEDFDKYPRTFRDDCAKLEAAGVDHLFAPDEGEMYPSPQTYHVDPAPAHVDMLDGAARPGHFRGVATVVLKLFSIVRPQVAVFGKKDYQQLMVIQNMVREFALAIDIVRGETARAEDGLALSSRNGYLSAGERAEAPRMYRQLARIRDAVQAGERDYLKLETEAVAELAAHGWQPDYVSIRRRADLQPPAHGETAALVVLAAARLGKTRLIDNLEI
- a CDS encoding deoxynucleoside kinase; translated protein: MLDKARYIVVEGPIGAGKSSLARRLAERLPAETLFEQPEANPFLGRFYQSMDRWALATQVSFLFQRIDQLAEFVAGDPERRVVSDFILQKDPLFAALNLPADELAIYQRIYDTMMPPAPPKPDLVIYLQARPETLMERIRRRGMDAERRISESYVQRVAERFAQFFYQYDAAPLFIVDAEVLNPVDRDDDFELLLDRLRNMRSYREFFAYAG
- the panB gene encoding 3-methyl-2-oxobutanoate hydroxymethyltransferase, with protein sequence MSYLQDTRPVTLFELGKMRAEGRKIAVLTCYDASFAALEERAGVDVILVGDSLGNVLQGQKSTLPVTVEHMAYHTESVVRGCNRPLIVADLPFGSYHESPAQAMRNAARLMAAGAQMVKLEGGEFMAETVRFLVERGVPVCAHIGLTPQSVHQLGGYRVQGRSEEGAARLKADALALEQAGAALMVMEMVPAAVAKEVTAALTSMATIGIGAGPDCDGQVLVLHDMLGVYPGKTARFVKNFMDGATSIEEAVARYVAAVKDGSFPAPEHCY
- the folK gene encoding 2-amino-4-hydroxy-6-hydroxymethyldihydropteridine diphosphokinase; the encoded protein is MVSHPSPGHGPVRAYIAFGANLGEPAAALELACERIAALPGTHVVARSSLYRSAPVGVAGQPDYLNAVIAADTTLPAAELLSALLAIEHAAGRTRDYHQAPRTLDLDLLLYGDAEIHLPQLEVPHPRMHQRAFVLLPLAEIAPEATIPGRGAVADLLPGVAEQRIARL